A window of Polaromonas hydrogenivorans contains these coding sequences:
- a CDS encoding quinone oxidoreductase family protein, with the protein MTVMTSQAVRIDQHGGPEELKLVEVQVGEPGPGQIRIRHKAIGLNFIDVYQRSGLYPMSMPLQLGMEASGIVEAVGEGVTHLQPGDRAAYASQPPGSYCEVRVMPAKCVCRLPDAISFETGAAMMLKGLTAQYLLRRVQPQGGLMPGDFVLFHAAAGGVGLIACQWAKAMGLQLIGTAGSDEKCALAKANGAAFVINYATEDFVARVKEITGGQGVKVVYDSVGKDTFERSLDCLRPFGLMASFGNASGPVPPVAPGMLAAKGSLYLTRQTLFSHITTRETTQEMADDLFGMVTSGKVVIRIDQRFALADVAEAHRTLEARKTTGCTILTL; encoded by the coding sequence ATGACCGTGATGACCTCCCAAGCCGTACGCATTGACCAGCACGGCGGCCCCGAAGAACTCAAGCTGGTGGAGGTCCAGGTCGGCGAGCCCGGCCCGGGCCAGATCCGCATCCGCCACAAGGCCATCGGCCTGAACTTCATCGACGTGTACCAGCGCAGCGGCCTGTACCCGATGAGCATGCCGCTGCAGCTCGGCATGGAGGCCTCGGGCATTGTCGAAGCCGTGGGCGAGGGCGTGACGCACCTGCAGCCCGGCGACCGCGCCGCCTACGCCAGCCAGCCGCCGGGTAGTTACTGCGAAGTGCGCGTCATGCCCGCCAAGTGCGTCTGCAGGCTGCCCGATGCGATTTCGTTCGAGACCGGCGCGGCCATGATGCTCAAGGGCCTGACCGCGCAATACCTGCTGCGCCGCGTCCAGCCCCAGGGCGGCTTGATGCCGGGCGACTTCGTGCTGTTTCACGCAGCGGCCGGCGGCGTCGGCCTGATTGCCTGCCAGTGGGCCAAGGCCATGGGCCTGCAGCTGATCGGCACGGCCGGATCGGACGAGAAATGCGCGCTGGCCAAGGCCAATGGCGCGGCTTTCGTCATCAACTACGCTACCGAGGATTTCGTCGCGCGCGTCAAGGAAATCACCGGCGGCCAGGGCGTCAAGGTGGTCTATGACTCGGTCGGCAAGGACACCTTCGAGCGTTCGCTCGACTGCCTGCGCCCGTTCGGGCTGATGGCCAGCTTTGGCAACGCCTCCGGCCCGGTGCCCCCTGTGGCGCCCGGCATGCTGGCGGCCAAGGGATCGCTCTACCTGACGCGCCAGACGCTGTTCAGCCACATCACCACGCGCGAAACCACGCAGGAGATGGCCGACGATTTGTTCGGCATGGTCACCAGCGGCAAGGTCGTGATCCGCATCGACCAGCGTTTTGCGCTGGCCGATGTGGCCGAGGCGCACCGCACGCTGGAAGCGCGCAAGACCACGGGCTGCACCATCCTGACGCTGTAG
- a CDS encoding Na/Pi cotransporter family protein, translated as MKHLLNLLAAIALLVWGTHLVRTGILRVFGANLRYVLARSISNRFTAALSGVGVTALVQSSTATSLIVSSFVGQGLVALPLALAVMLGADIGTSLMAVVFSFDLSWLSPLCIFVGVVLFISRPETNAGRFGRTLIGLGLMLMALKLVSASTQVLTQAPAVKALLESLGSDLLLEITVGAFLSVVSYSSLAVVLLTATLVGTSVIPSDVALGLVLGANLGSGLLAVITTARSAIEVRQVPLGNLLFKALGIVVAAPFVSLWLRHVRPYLGEPATVVVMFHLTFNVLVGLVFIGWTQVIARWVEKLLPKPEKNNASGRQHHLDPSALATPSLAISCAAREALHQADVVETMLGGMLEVIRKDDLRLAESLCKMDDTVDELYSSIKYYLTKISRESLDDQESRRWTDIISFTINMEQIGDIIERVLIDIEDKKIKPGRHFSEAGMAEITELHERLRDNLRLGMSVFLNGNVRDAQKLLEEKARFRDLEHTYARTHLGRLSANTLQSQETSSLHIDLISELKRINSHICSIAYPILDSAGALAPNRLRSPALVEKT; from the coding sequence ATGAAGCATTTGTTAAATCTATTGGCGGCCATTGCGCTGCTGGTCTGGGGAACCCACCTGGTTCGCACCGGCATCCTGCGGGTTTTTGGCGCCAACCTGCGCTACGTTCTTGCGCGCAGCATCAGCAACCGCTTCACCGCAGCCCTCTCGGGCGTTGGCGTCACCGCGCTGGTGCAGTCCAGCACCGCCACGTCGCTGATCGTTTCCTCCTTCGTCGGCCAGGGCCTGGTGGCGCTGCCGCTGGCGCTGGCCGTCATGCTGGGCGCGGACATCGGCACCAGCCTGATGGCGGTGGTGTTTTCGTTTGACTTGTCCTGGCTGTCGCCGCTGTGCATTTTCGTCGGCGTGGTGCTGTTCATCTCCCGGCCTGAAACCAATGCCGGCCGCTTTGGCCGCACGCTCATTGGCCTGGGCCTGATGCTGATGGCGCTGAAACTGGTCAGCGCGTCCACCCAGGTATTGACCCAGGCGCCTGCCGTGAAAGCCCTGCTGGAGTCCCTGGGCAGCGACCTGCTGCTTGAAATCACCGTGGGCGCCTTTCTGTCGGTGGTGTCGTATTCCAGCCTGGCGGTGGTGCTGCTGACGGCCACGCTGGTCGGCACCAGCGTGATTCCGAGCGATGTCGCCCTGGGCCTGGTGCTGGGCGCCAATCTGGGCAGCGGCCTACTGGCGGTGATCACCACGGCGCGCTCGGCCATCGAGGTGCGGCAGGTGCCGCTGGGCAACCTGCTGTTCAAGGCGCTGGGGATTGTCGTGGCCGCGCCCTTCGTCAGCCTGTGGCTGCGCCATGTCCGCCCGTATCTGGGCGAGCCGGCCACGGTGGTCGTGATGTTTCACCTGACCTTCAATGTGCTGGTGGGCCTGGTGTTCATCGGCTGGACGCAGGTGATTGCGCGCTGGGTTGAAAAGCTGCTGCCCAAGCCCGAAAAAAACAACGCCAGCGGCCGGCAGCACCATCTGGACCCGTCGGCGCTGGCGACGCCTTCGCTGGCCATTTCATGCGCGGCGCGCGAAGCGCTGCACCAGGCCGACGTGGTCGAAACCATGCTGGGCGGCATGCTTGAAGTCATCAGGAAAGACGACCTGCGGCTGGCCGAAAGCCTGTGCAAGATGGACGACACGGTCGATGAACTTTATTCGTCGATCAAGTACTACCTCACGAAGATTTCCCGCGAGTCGCTGGACGATCAAGAAAGCCGCCGCTGGACCGACATCATCAGCTTCACCATCAACATGGAGCAGATTGGCGACATCATCGAGCGCGTGCTGATCGACATCGAGGACAAGAAGATCAAGCCCGGCCGTCATTTTTCCGAAGCCGGCATGGCCGAAATCACCGAACTGCATGAACGCCTGCGGGACAACCTGCGCCTGGGCATGAGCGTGTTCCTGAACGGCAATGTGCGCGACGCCCAGAAGCTGCTCGAAGAAAAAGCCCGCTTTCGCGACCTTGAGCACACCTACGCCCGCACGCACCTGGGCCGGCTGTCGGCCAACACGCTGCAAAGCCAGGAAACCAGTTCGCTGCACATCGACCTGATCAGCGAACTCAAGCGCATCAACTCGCACATCTGCTCGATTGCCTACCCGATCCTGGACTCTGCCGGCGCGCTGGCCCCCAACCGCCTGCGCTCGCCCGCGCTGGTCGAAAAGACCTGA
- a CDS encoding DMT family transporter: MNTISESNRPPAQAEQAQAAPKSIAAGLLLASCGAIAFSGKAIIVKLAYRHGVDAVTLIMYRMLFALPIFALMAWWASRGKAPLSRRDWLGVLWLGFTGYYLASFLDFAGLAHISASLERLILYLNPTLVLLLGLVLYQRRIAMPHIVGMAISYSGVALVFGHEITLQGSHAAWGALLVFGSAVSYALYLVYSGEMVKRLGSMRLVGLATTVACLCCLLQFVLLRPLSAAAVAPEVIWLSVLNATLCTAVPVLMVMMAIERIGASLAAQTGMIGPLSTILMGVVILGEPFTAWVAAGTVLVIAGIFVFTRAGR; this comes from the coding sequence TTGAACACCATTTCTGAATCAAACAGGCCTCCTGCGCAAGCGGAGCAAGCGCAAGCAGCTCCTAAAAGCATAGCGGCTGGCCTGCTGCTGGCCAGTTGTGGAGCGATTGCCTTCAGCGGCAAGGCGATCATCGTCAAGCTGGCGTACCGGCATGGCGTGGATGCGGTCACGCTGATCATGTACCGCATGCTGTTTGCGTTGCCGATTTTTGCGCTCATGGCCTGGTGGGCCAGCCGGGGCAAGGCGCCGCTCTCGCGCCGCGACTGGCTGGGCGTGCTCTGGCTTGGCTTTACCGGCTACTACCTGGCCAGTTTCCTGGACTTTGCCGGCCTGGCGCACATCAGCGCCTCGCTGGAGCGGCTGATTTTGTACCTCAACCCGACGCTGGTGCTGCTGCTCGGCCTGGTGCTGTACCAGCGCCGTATTGCCATGCCGCACATCGTCGGCATGGCCATCAGCTACTCGGGCGTGGCGCTGGTGTTCGGCCATGAGATCACGCTGCAGGGCAGCCATGCCGCCTGGGGTGCGCTGCTGGTGTTTGGCAGTGCCGTCAGCTATGCGCTGTACCTGGTGTACAGCGGCGAGATGGTCAAGCGCCTGGGCTCGATGCGGCTGGTCGGCCTGGCCACCACCGTGGCCTGCCTGTGCTGCCTGCTGCAGTTCGTGCTGTTGCGGCCCCTGAGCGCCGCTGCCGTCGCGCCGGAGGTGATCTGGCTGTCGGTGCTCAATGCGACGCTGTGCACCGCCGTGCCGGTGCTGATGGTGATGATGGCGATTGAGCGCATAGGCGCCAGCCTGGCAGCGCAGACCGGCATGATCGGCCCGCTTTCAACCATCCTGATGGGCGTGGTGATCCTGGGCGAGCCGTTCACCGCCTGGGTGGCCGCCGGCACCGTGCTGGTGATTGCCGGAATTTTTGTGTTCACGCGAGCGGGGCGCTGA
- a CDS encoding DMT family transporter, with protein MNQRLTPATALLLTLPPLLWAGNAVVGRVVHELIPPMTLNFLRWLLAFVILLPLAWRVLRPDSAMWSHWKRFSLLGLFGIGCYNALQYLALQTSTPLNVTLVASSIPVWMLMVGALCFGRPVSRRQVAGALLSIAGVLVVLSRGRWELLVQVRLVPGDLYVLLATLAWAFYSWLLSQPKEPPELRRDWAAFLMAQIVFGLGWSGLFAGGEWALADQHISWGWPLATALLYIAVGPAVMAYRCWGMGVQRVGPAIAGFFSNLTPLFAALLSAAFLGELPHLYHALAFGLIVGGIVVSSRR; from the coding sequence ATGAATCAACGCCTGACCCCTGCCACCGCCCTGCTGCTGACGCTGCCTCCCCTGCTCTGGGCCGGCAATGCGGTGGTCGGCCGCGTCGTGCACGAGCTGATTCCGCCGATGACGCTGAACTTTTTGCGCTGGTTGCTGGCGTTTGTCATTCTCTTGCCACTGGCCTGGCGGGTGCTTCGCCCGGACAGCGCCATGTGGAGCCACTGGAAGCGCTTTTCGCTGCTCGGCCTGTTCGGCATCGGCTGCTACAACGCGCTTCAATACCTGGCGCTGCAGACCTCGACGCCGCTCAATGTGACGCTGGTGGCGTCCAGCATTCCGGTCTGGATGCTGATGGTGGGCGCGCTGTGCTTCGGCAGGCCGGTGTCGCGCCGGCAGGTGGCCGGCGCGCTGCTGTCGATTGCCGGCGTGCTGGTGGTGCTGTCGCGCGGACGGTGGGAGCTGCTGGTGCAGGTGCGGCTGGTGCCGGGCGATCTGTATGTCCTGCTGGCCACGCTGGCCTGGGCGTTTTACAGCTGGCTGCTGTCGCAACCCAAGGAGCCGCCTGAACTTCGCCGCGACTGGGCGGCCTTCCTGATGGCGCAGATTGTCTTTGGCCTGGGCTGGTCGGGCCTGTTTGCCGGCGGCGAATGGGCGCTGGCCGATCAGCACATCAGCTGGGGCTGGCCGCTGGCCACGGCATTGCTGTACATCGCCGTCGGCCCGGCGGTGATGGCCTATCGCTGCTGGGGCATGGGCGTGCAGCGCGTCGGCCCGGCGATTGCGGGCTTTTTCTCCAACCTCACGCCGCTGTTTGCCGCGCTGCTGTCGGCGGCCTTCCTGGGCGAGTTGCCGCACCTGTACCACGCGCTGGCGTTCGGCCTGATCGTGGGCGGCATCGTGGTGTCGTCGCGGCGCTGA
- a CDS encoding SDR family oxidoreductase, with the protein MDLGIAGKWALVCGASKGLGFGCAQALVREGVHVLIVARGAEVLQASARKLIADSARPASATVQFVAADITTAEGRAAVFAVRRDFDIVVTNAGGPPPGDFRDWERDDWIKAVDANMLTPIELIKATVDGMAARGFGRIVNITSSSVKSPIDILGLSNGARSGLTGFVAGVARTQLAAQGVTINNLLPGKFDTDRIATTVRASAEKSGKSIEEIRRAQQAQIPAGRYGTPGEFGAICAFLCSAQAAYMTGQNVLADGGAYPGTF; encoded by the coding sequence ATGGATCTGGGCATTGCCGGTAAATGGGCGCTGGTGTGCGGCGCCAGCAAAGGGCTGGGCTTTGGCTGCGCGCAGGCGCTGGTGCGCGAAGGCGTGCATGTGCTCATCGTGGCGCGCGGCGCTGAAGTGCTGCAAGCCTCTGCTAGAAAACTAATAGCTGACAGTGCCCGACCAGCAAGCGCAACAGTGCAATTTGTTGCCGCAGACATCACCACCGCCGAAGGCCGGGCCGCCGTGTTCGCTGTGCGCCGGGATTTCGACATCGTGGTCACCAACGCCGGCGGCCCGCCGCCGGGCGACTTTCGCGACTGGGAACGGGACGACTGGATCAAGGCCGTCGATGCCAACATGCTCACGCCGATAGAACTCATTAAGGCCACGGTCGATGGCATGGCCGCGCGCGGCTTTGGCCGCATCGTCAACATCACCTCCAGCTCGGTCAAGTCGCCGATTGACATCCTGGGCCTGTCCAACGGCGCGCGCAGCGGCCTGACCGGTTTTGTCGCCGGCGTGGCGCGCACCCAACTGGCGGCGCAAGGCGTCACCATCAACAACCTGCTGCCCGGCAAGTTCGACACCGACCGCATCGCCACCACGGTGCGCGCCAGCGCTGAAAAATCCGGCAAGAGCATCGAAGAGATCCGCCGCGCGCAACAGGCGCAAATCCCCGCCGGCCGCTACGGAACGCCCGGCGAGTTCGGCGCCATCTGCGCTTTCCTGTGCAGCGCGCAGGCCGCCTACATGACCGGCCAGAACGTGCTCGCCGACGGCGGAGCCTATCCGGGGACGTTTTGA
- a CDS encoding GmrSD restriction endonuclease domain-containing protein has protein sequence MGFENAQLATIADIQHTYHLQIPEYQRGYAWVQAQWEDLWNDLINVASRPSGDHYAGTLMFRPLGASPHGREGVEVVDGQQRLTTISLLLRSLVQTGIAIEFQNNEPLQTYFDYFTASRPDLAPRLGQFVSFYGKNIENAAGFFAEKVAVLDDTARKQLADALLGRFKLFILTIKPGFDVHVAFETINNRGKPLTILEKLKNRLIYLSSIASDQQAGQHAAAEIHRSWKGIYHWLGKGPLLLDDDNFLRAHSMGWFRHENNAEWLSTQLFDEVFSSSPTCANPAYIATYVRSLETAAAWWFHLNHPSRLPPEVQRQLQSFKRTAFASVRPLLLWSLIRLGSLDVRLVSEPAQRSDWCAPFISLLQQAERFAVLVLMANDRRSNIGQNDLNRSAYCLANPGERLYPNSTATHPADAIGAVEFSRDHLKSLVDNWQIGDALKSYADDRFEWSGYFDDVKVCNAAADRLRSGNGFYSWSFGKLIIHEWEQQLRGDKGLPDKKPWDKFSWDQSVEHIYPQNPAASDWSEAITFDGRTSSALKNSVVNSLGNLLLLSGSRNSSLSNRPYRGGAEPDKAKALRYQAGSYSEWQVAHVCPDWNVAAIAARGIAMMRFAEKRWGFQLVSPEDKLTAWLPILFGDQADSIKEGKASGGHAVDGRTLRRLVERFETERPR, from the coding sequence GTGGGATTTGAAAACGCACAACTCGCAACAATTGCCGATATCCAGCACACCTATCACCTTCAAATACCCGAGTACCAGCGCGGCTATGCATGGGTCCAGGCCCAATGGGAAGACCTGTGGAATGACCTGATCAACGTGGCGAGTCGCCCAAGCGGCGACCATTACGCCGGCACCCTGATGTTCAGGCCGCTGGGCGCCTCGCCCCATGGCCGGGAGGGCGTCGAGGTGGTGGACGGCCAGCAGCGGCTGACCACCATTTCCTTGCTGTTGCGGTCACTCGTACAAACAGGCATTGCCATCGAGTTCCAGAACAACGAGCCGCTGCAAACCTACTTTGATTACTTCACGGCATCCAGGCCCGACCTGGCACCGCGCCTGGGGCAGTTTGTTTCTTTCTACGGCAAGAACATTGAAAACGCCGCCGGTTTTTTTGCCGAAAAAGTTGCCGTGCTGGACGACACCGCGCGTAAGCAACTGGCCGATGCGCTGCTGGGCAGGTTCAAACTTTTCATTCTGACGATCAAGCCAGGCTTTGATGTCCATGTGGCGTTTGAAACCATCAACAACCGGGGCAAGCCGCTGACGATCCTGGAGAAGCTGAAGAACCGACTCATCTATCTGAGCAGCATTGCGTCAGACCAGCAGGCCGGCCAACATGCGGCAGCCGAAATTCACCGGAGCTGGAAAGGCATTTACCACTGGCTTGGCAAGGGGCCGTTGCTGCTTGACGATGACAATTTCTTGCGTGCGCATTCGATGGGTTGGTTCCGTCATGAGAACAATGCTGAATGGCTGAGCACCCAACTGTTTGACGAGGTTTTTTCATCCTCGCCCACTTGCGCAAACCCCGCGTACATCGCCACGTACGTCAGGAGCCTTGAGACGGCCGCAGCCTGGTGGTTTCACCTCAACCACCCAAGCCGGCTTCCTCCAGAAGTGCAGCGCCAGCTTCAGTCTTTTAAACGCACAGCGTTTGCCTCTGTACGCCCCCTGCTGCTGTGGTCGCTGATTCGGCTGGGGTCGCTCGATGTGCGCCTGGTATCGGAACCCGCCCAGCGCAGCGACTGGTGCGCGCCTTTTATATCGCTGCTCCAGCAGGCCGAGCGGTTTGCGGTGCTGGTGCTGATGGCCAACGACCGCCGCTCCAATATTGGCCAGAATGACCTGAACCGGTCTGCGTACTGCTTGGCCAATCCGGGAGAACGGCTTTACCCCAACAGCACTGCCACGCATCCGGCCGATGCCATCGGGGCTGTCGAGTTTTCCCGTGACCATCTCAAGTCACTGGTTGACAACTGGCAGATAGGAGATGCTTTGAAAAGCTACGCGGACGACCGGTTTGAATGGAGCGGCTATTTTGATGATGTCAAGGTTTGCAATGCCGCCGCAGACCGGCTCCGGTCGGGAAACGGGTTTTACAGCTGGAGCTTTGGAAAACTCATCATTCATGAGTGGGAACAGCAACTGCGCGGCGACAAGGGCCTGCCCGATAAAAAGCCCTGGGACAAATTCTCCTGGGATCAGTCGGTGGAGCACATCTACCCACAAAACCCAGCGGCCAGTGACTGGAGCGAGGCCATCACCTTTGATGGACGAACTTCCAGCGCTCTGAAAAATTCAGTCGTCAACTCGCTGGGAAATCTGCTTTTGCTGTCCGGCTCGCGCAACTCTTCGCTGTCAAACCGGCCTTACCGTGGCGGCGCAGAACCCGACAAGGCCAAGGCCCTCCGCTACCAGGCGGGCAGTTATTCTGAATGGCAAGTGGCGCATGTCTGCCCCGACTGGAACGTGGCCGCCATTGCCGCGCGCGGCATCGCCATGATGCGATTTGCCGAAAAGCGCTGGGGCTTTCAACTGGTCAGCCCGGAAGATAAGCTGACGGCCTGGTTGCCCATTCTCTTCGGGGATCAGGCCGACAGCATCAAGGAAGGAAAAGCCAGCGGCGGCCACGCGGTGGATGGCCGAACCTTGAGAAGGCTTGTCGAGCGGTTTGAAACCGAACGCCCGCGCTGA
- a CDS encoding S8 family peptidase, producing the protein MKIKPQHFAVTALTLCIATLAAVSTAQMAPQGKGFSTAHSSAFAGPLQTEHRFDRLIVRFKDGAVTRAGVFDFNAARSQVALLQAGTAPKLPGPPAASLAYLKSITAETHVVISGQKLNRAELFAFAKQLEQDPRVVYAEIDEIAQPLFTPNDPAYPGQQWHYQSPAVFPGGLNLPGAWDRSTGKGVVVAVIDTGVRPHVDLAANLLPGYDFVSDLAMANDGDGRDGNASDPGTWNLAGACGTGSPATRSTWHGTHVAGTIAAVTNNGTGGAGVAFGAKVLPVRVLGVCGGFGSDIAAGMRWAAGLSVPGVPDNPNKAKVLNLSLGSSGTCGQTFQDAVNALKNVGSVVVAATGNDGQIGIGQPANCAGVIAVTAHTKLGDNADYANIGAGTTLSGPGGGYGSNIAGDGAGIYSTLNTGATSPGADSYASSQGTSMAAPHVAGLAALLASVQPAITPDALRSVLISSARPHPAGTFCEKRSDCGAGLADAKAALDRLDSLAPSVAASVAQAGVQRTGATVTFNAAASAGSSGSAISSYEWSQLTGPAVRLSSTTAASTSFVAPAPGASYTFQVKVTDGLGLTAANQVSVTSNTAPVLNPIAAQTVLHGSNLSFTASATDAENNSVVFVANNLPAGSSLNPASGVFTWNAAGPAANYSFTITPSDGTFSGAPQTVSVAVTAPPPVSGGGGGSMDWLDVLALLSLATLSVYFGRRHGTPR; encoded by the coding sequence ATGAAAATCAAGCCCCAACATTTTGCTGTCACAGCCCTGACGCTTTGCATTGCCACCCTCGCCGCCGTGTCCACGGCCCAGATGGCGCCGCAGGGCAAGGGGTTTTCCACGGCGCATTCCTCGGCCTTTGCCGGGCCGCTGCAAACCGAGCATCGGTTTGATCGCCTGATTGTCCGGTTCAAGGACGGAGCCGTCACGCGCGCGGGCGTGTTTGACTTCAACGCAGCCCGCAGCCAGGTGGCCCTCCTTCAGGCCGGTACGGCGCCGAAGTTGCCTGGCCCGCCTGCCGCCAGCTTGGCGTACCTGAAGTCGATCACTGCCGAAACCCATGTGGTCATCAGCGGCCAGAAGCTGAACCGCGCTGAATTGTTTGCCTTTGCCAAGCAACTCGAGCAAGACCCCCGAGTGGTCTATGCGGAGATCGATGAAATAGCCCAGCCACTGTTCACACCGAACGACCCGGCCTATCCGGGCCAGCAGTGGCATTACCAGAGCCCAGCCGTTTTCCCTGGCGGCCTCAACCTGCCGGGCGCCTGGGATCGCTCCACGGGCAAGGGTGTCGTCGTGGCAGTCATCGACACAGGCGTGCGGCCGCATGTGGATCTGGCCGCAAACCTGCTGCCCGGCTATGACTTTGTCAGCGACCTGGCCATGGCCAACGATGGCGATGGACGCGATGGCAATGCGTCAGACCCTGGAACCTGGAACCTGGCCGGCGCCTGCGGCACAGGCTCGCCCGCGACCCGCAGCACCTGGCATGGAACCCATGTGGCGGGCACCATCGCGGCAGTCACCAACAATGGCACAGGCGGGGCGGGTGTGGCGTTTGGCGCCAAAGTCCTGCCGGTGCGGGTGCTCGGGGTCTGTGGCGGCTTCGGATCGGACATTGCCGCCGGCATGCGGTGGGCGGCAGGCCTGAGCGTGCCCGGCGTTCCGGACAATCCCAACAAGGCCAAGGTATTGAATCTGAGCCTGGGCAGCAGCGGAACGTGCGGCCAGACCTTTCAGGATGCCGTCAATGCCCTGAAAAATGTCGGCAGCGTGGTGGTGGCCGCCACCGGCAACGATGGCCAGATCGGCATCGGCCAGCCGGCCAATTGCGCCGGCGTCATTGCGGTGACGGCCCATACCAAACTGGGTGACAATGCCGACTACGCCAACATTGGTGCGGGCACTACCCTGAGCGGCCCCGGCGGCGGATATGGCTCGAATATTGCTGGCGACGGCGCCGGCATCTATTCCACTCTGAACACGGGCGCCACCTCTCCCGGAGCCGACAGCTACGCCAGCTCCCAAGGCACCAGCATGGCCGCACCGCATGTGGCCGGCCTCGCCGCGCTGCTGGCCAGCGTGCAGCCGGCGATTACACCCGACGCCCTGCGTTCGGTCCTGATCAGTTCCGCCCGACCCCATCCGGCAGGCACCTTCTGCGAAAAGCGCAGCGACTGCGGCGCAGGCCTGGCCGATGCCAAGGCAGCCCTTGACCGCCTCGATTCGCTGGCTCCCAGCGTGGCCGCCTCCGTTGCCCAGGCTGGCGTGCAGCGCACCGGCGCCACCGTCACCTTCAACGCGGCAGCTTCAGCGGGCAGCAGCGGCAGCGCCATCTCCAGCTATGAATGGAGCCAGCTCACAGGCCCGGCTGTCAGACTGAGCAGCACGACAGCCGCCAGCACTTCGTTTGTGGCCCCCGCACCCGGGGCCAGCTACACATTCCAGGTAAAAGTGACCGATGGCCTGGGCCTGACGGCTGCCAATCAGGTCAGCGTCACCTCCAATACGGCGCCGGTTCTCAATCCCATTGCAGCCCAGACGGTGTTGCACGGCAGCAATCTGAGCTTTACCGCTTCAGCGACCGACGCAGAAAACAATTCCGTGGTTTTTGTGGCGAACAATCTTCCTGCGGGCTCGAGCCTGAATCCGGCCAGCGGCGTATTCACCTGGAACGCGGCCGGCCCCGCCGCAAACTACAGCTTTACGATTACCCCCAGCGACGGCACGTTCAGCGGCGCGCCGCAAACGGTGTCGGTTGCGGTCACTGCGCCGCCGCCGGTCAGCGGTGGCGGTGGCGGATCGATGGACTGGCTCGATGTGCTGGCCCTGCTCTCACTGGCGACGCTCAGTGTGTATTTTGGGCGCCGCCACGGCACGCCACGCTAA
- a CDS encoding rhomboid family intramembrane serine protease, whose protein sequence is MPDCLAVLFVLVTLGLQLWPGASELLRFSRPSYAQGAFWQPLTAQWVHLGAWHASGNALAFALIVVASSYWVRWPLQMLALLGGYAGVAAVVALDPDCSYYAGASGALHGLLAGNAVSLAFAVRPLRRPAGEGGHSLDAPSPRWRLGLGAALLGAMALKLWLQSGGAFEGAPGRWSFPVYQPAHCAGALGGIGLVVMALAWRAVAAPKIHTERRQ, encoded by the coding sequence ATGCCGGACTGCCTGGCCGTTCTTTTTGTACTGGTCACGCTGGGCTTGCAACTATGGCCGGGGGCCTCCGAGCTGCTGCGGTTTTCCCGGCCCAGCTATGCGCAGGGCGCCTTCTGGCAGCCGCTGACCGCGCAGTGGGTGCATTTGGGCGCCTGGCACGCAAGCGGCAATGCGCTTGCCTTTGCGCTGATCGTTGTTGCCAGCAGTTACTGGGTTCGCTGGCCGCTGCAAATGCTGGCGCTGCTCGGCGGCTATGCCGGGGTGGCGGCCGTGGTGGCGCTGGACCCCGATTGCAGCTATTACGCGGGAGCTTCCGGGGCATTGCATGGGCTGTTGGCCGGCAATGCGGTGAGCCTGGCCTTTGCGGTCCGCCCCTTGCGCCGGCCTGCGGGCGAGGGCGGCCATTCGCTCGATGCACCATCGCCACGCTGGAGGCTCGGCCTTGGAGCTGCCCTGCTGGGCGCCATGGCCTTGAAGCTCTGGCTGCAGTCGGGCGGTGCGTTTGAGGGCGCGCCGGGCCGATGGAGTTTTCCCGTGTACCAGCCCGCCCACTGCGCCGGCGCGCTCGGCGGCATCGGCCTGGTAGTTATGGCTTTAGCGTGGCGTGCCGTGGCGGCGCCCAAAATACACACTGAGCGTCGCCAGTGA